A window of Acetonema longum DSM 6540 genomic DNA:
GCAAATACCGTCTCCATGCTGAGAATGATGGCGGCGTGAGTCGGTGCGGCATACTGCTGTCCCATGACCTGTAAGGTGTAGGCAATGCCCACTGAGCAAATGCCTCCGTACAGAATAGGGATGGCGGCAGCCAGAATGCTCGCCATGGTTATGGTTTCAAGCCAAAGCGCCGTCCCCAGACTCAATAATCCGCAGGTGATGAATTGCCAGGCTGACAGCTTTAGAACATCTACCCGACGGGAAAAATGACCAATCAGTAGGATATGGGCGGCCCAGAAAAAGGCGCCGATGAATTCGAGAAAGTCCCCGTAGGCTAAAGTCAAATTTTCTTTCACGCACAGTAAAAACAAACCGATTACGGCGAGACCGCAGGATAGCCAGGACAAAGCCGAAAGGCGCTGGCGCAAAAATATCCCTGCCAGGGGTATCAGGACAATGTACAGGCCGGTGATAAAGGCAGCCTTGCCGGCGGTGATGTATACCAGGCCTATTT
This region includes:
- a CDS encoding DMT family transporter, with the protein product MNTRWKANLLLLMAAIIWGFAFVAQRVSVDYMGPFSFNGIRFLLGSLSLVPLLYWRNKPQQADREAAPGPDRYQNALPAGILAGAVLFAGASLQQIGLVYITAGKAAFITGLYIVLIPLAGIFLRQRLSALSWLSCGLAVIGLFLLCVKENLTLAYGDFLEFIGAFFWAAHILLIGHFSRRVDVLKLSAWQFITCGLLSLGTALWLETITMASILAAAIPILYGGICSVGIAYTLQVMGQQYAAPTHAAIILSMETVFAAIGGFWLLDEILGTQELLGCALMFAGMLLSQLQSIEPAKDSALGETTSQL